One window of Diabrotica undecimpunctata isolate CICGRU chromosome 8, icDiaUnde3, whole genome shotgun sequence genomic DNA carries:
- the LOC140448350 gene encoding alpha-tocopherol transfer protein-like isoform X1, whose amino-acid sequence MDFNFKFKAEDMILKKRTTRENIDSIKEWLEMAKPKYVPLQLQDELIILFLLSCDNNTERTKGTIMAHFKMKKEAPEIFDGRDMYRDDIQKAFKTYRMISLPGRTAENYQILYLSLRDSDFRNFDLVPILKATYMLLDIEHDENPPDGAIYLADMKGFGFMHVFKLRPDPIRKYLHYLGEGVPVQFKGVHFINGNYFLDKAMLLVKAFLKPELFNLMKIHQKGWNPGELFPKSSLPKELGGDLESEEELCKKTIELYKEKQTFWENEEKWRHQYH is encoded by the exons atggACTTCAATTTTAAGTTTAAAGCTGAGGATATGATTTTAAAGAAACGAACTACTAGAGAAAATATCGATTCAATAAAAGAATGGTTAGAAATGGCGAAACCAAAATATGTACCCCTACAACTGCAAGACgagttaataatattatttctgttATCTTGTGACAATAACACAGAACGAACGAAGGGGACTATCATGGCTCACTTCAAAATGAAGAAAGAAGCTCCAGAAATATTTGACGGTAGAGATATGTATAGAGATGATATTCAGAAGGCGTTCAAAACATA TAGAATGATAAGTTTGCCCGGCAGAACCGCTGAAAACTATCAAATTTTATATCTGAGTTTGCGGGACTCAGATTTTAGAAACTTCGATCTGGTACCTATTTTGAAAGCAACCTACATGCTCCTAGATATTGAACATGATGAGAATCCTCCTGATGGCGCCATTTATCTAGCTGATATGAAAGGG TTCGGATTTATGCATGTTTTCAAACTAAGGCCAGATCCAATCAGAAAATATTTGCATTACCTCGGAGAAGGTGTTCCGGTTCAATTTAAAGGAGTTCATTTTATCAATGGAAACTATTTTTTGGACAAGGCGATGCTTCTTGTAAAGGCATTCCTCAAACCCGAAttgtttaatttg ATGAAGATTCATCAAAAAGGTTGGAATCCGGGTGAACTATTTCCCAAAAGCAGCCTACCAAAGGAACTGGGAGGAGATTTGGAAAGTGAAGAAGAACTTTGCAAAAAAACGATCGAATTATATAAAGAGAAACAGACTTTCTGGGAAAACGAAGAAAAATGGCGGCATCAGTACCATTAG
- the LOC140448350 gene encoding uncharacterized protein isoform X2 — MDFNFKFKAEDMILKKRTTRENIDSIKEWLEMAKPKYVPLQLQDELIILFLLSCDNNTERTKGTIMAHFKMKKEAPEIFDGRDMYRDDIQKAFKTYRMISLPGRTAENYQILYLSLRDSDFRNFDLVPILKATYMLLDIEHDENPPDGAIYLADMKGMKIHQKGWNPGELFPKSSLPKELGGDLESEEELCKKTIELYKEKQTFWENEEKWRHQYH, encoded by the exons atggACTTCAATTTTAAGTTTAAAGCTGAGGATATGATTTTAAAGAAACGAACTACTAGAGAAAATATCGATTCAATAAAAGAATGGTTAGAAATGGCGAAACCAAAATATGTACCCCTACAACTGCAAGACgagttaataatattatttctgttATCTTGTGACAATAACACAGAACGAACGAAGGGGACTATCATGGCTCACTTCAAAATGAAGAAAGAAGCTCCAGAAATATTTGACGGTAGAGATATGTATAGAGATGATATTCAGAAGGCGTTCAAAACATA TAGAATGATAAGTTTGCCCGGCAGAACCGCTGAAAACTATCAAATTTTATATCTGAGTTTGCGGGACTCAGATTTTAGAAACTTCGATCTGGTACCTATTTTGAAAGCAACCTACATGCTCCTAGATATTGAACATGATGAGAATCCTCCTGATGGCGCCATTTATCTAGCTGATATGAAAGGG ATGAAGATTCATCAAAAAGGTTGGAATCCGGGTGAACTATTTCCCAAAAGCAGCCTACCAAAGGAACTGGGAGGAGATTTGGAAAGTGAAGAAGAACTTTGCAAAAAAACGATCGAATTATATAAAGAGAAACAGACTTTCTGGGAAAACGAAGAAAAATGGCGGCATCAGTACCATTAG
- the LOC140447406 gene encoding ribosome quality control complex subunit TCF25-like, protein MSSRVLRKLQGDKEKELAEEISDTETDTPVSGGARRKQLNINRYDLLNQQSHSESEVKEDDNETEAAKSCEGEHHEIKRKKKKKKKKSGKHTNTQRSSEDNADVDEVEKSLREVNKILGENYASKASTVPNVKHEKVNFKKNTLSVQHKHLNPNNELKRIFGSKIVQCDHKRKNRGRGHVKQTTMVNCKENYPNAGKSGLSMSYLENKNNIHYFTYEHSQSYRQVQNKFLDAVESLNPDNIVAILNEHQYHVDALIQLSDVCELSEHLATAAELIERALYCLEYAYHPLFNVAQGNCRLDYRRQENRALYIVIFKHLMFIGGKACYRTSLEFCKLLLSLDPDGDPLGIVLSIDFYAIRAREYQWLIDFVEEWDGAKNLMWLPNFAYSLGVAHFYLGDSAKADLILQEALLKFPGVLLPLLDKCSVQTDNRVASHQFFVTADDAKRQPTALTQIILLYVNRSYHIWKDSDLLPWLEKNVHEALDRVEKNDAILKEYEAKRLKSFHGNLPLSISRHILLANIKGISPMTDENSGTVTSFDPLPPSDSINLYTRPKRPTLAQHAGGNTLSIFFRSILPNFNPNLPDPVRDDDGARALPAGENNMELGDLRSSVASLVDAMRDLLSNIRPEVPNDADAEENDDSADDDDLT, encoded by the exons ATGTCGTCGAGAGTGTTGCGAAAACTACAAGGTGATAAAGAGAAAGAGCTCGCCGAAGAAATTTCGGACACAGAAACCGACACACCAGTAAGTGGTGGAGCTAGAAGAAAGCAGCTAAATATTAATCGCTATGATTTG cTAAATCAGCAATCTCATTCTGAGAGTGAAGTCAAAGAGGATGACAATGAAACAGAGGCAGCAAAATCTTGTGAAGGAGAGCATCACGagatcaaaagaaaaaagaaaaagaagaagaaaaagtctgGAAAACATACCAATACTCAAAGAAGTAGTGAAGATAATGCTGAT gttGATGAGGTAGAAAAATCACTGAGGGAAGTAAATAAGATTCTAGGGGAAAATTACGCTTCTAAGGCTTCAACTGTTCCGAATGTAAAACATGAAAAAGTTAACTTTAAAAAGAACACTTTATCCGTTCAGCATAAACACTTAAACCCAAACAATGAACTCAAAAGGATATTTGGATCAAAGATCGTTCAGTGTGATCA taaacgtAAAAACCGAGGCAGGGGCCACGTCAAACAAACAACGATGGTTAACTGCAAGGAAAACTACCCAAACGCCGGAAAATCCGGTCTTTCGATGTCATATCTAGAGAACAAAAACAACATCCACTATTTTACGTACGAGCACAGCCAGAGTTACAGACAAGTACAAAATAAATTCTTGGACGCCGTGGAGAGTCTCAATCCCGACAACATAGTTGCCATATTGAACGAACATCAGTACCATGTGGATGCCTTGATTCAACTCTCTGACGTCTGCGAATTGAGCGAACATCTGGCAACTGCGGCCGAGCTTATAGAGCGGGCATTGTACTGTTTGGAATATGCGTATCATCCTCTGTTTAATGTAGCTCAAGGAAACTGTAGGCTAGATTATAGAAGGCAAGAGAATAG GGCACTGTACATAGTGATATTCAAACATTTGATGTTTATCGGAGGAAAAGCATGCTACAGAACTTCCTTAGAGTTTTGTAAGCTGTTGTTGTCTCTAGATCCAGATGGAGATCCTCTAGGAATTGTATTATCCATAGATTTTTATGCCATTCGCGCCAGAGAATACCAGTGGTTGATCGATTTCGTCGAAGAATGGGACGGGGCCAAAAATCTGATGTGGTTGCCAAATTTCGCGTATTCCTTGGGAGTGGCGCATTTCTATCTCGGAGACAGCGCAAAGGCCGATTTAATACTGCAAGAAGCTCTTCTAAAATTCCCCGGTGTACTATTACCTTTGCTAGATAAGTGCAGCGTGCAGACTGACAATAGAGTCGCTAGTCATCAATTTTTTGTTACTGCTGATGATGCCAAAAG GCAACCCACAGCACTGACCCAAATAATACTCCTGTATGTAAATAGAAGCTATCACATATGGAAAGACAGCGATCTGCTGCCTTGGTTGGAAAAGAACGTGCACGAGGCTTTAGACAGAGTAGAAAAAAACGATGCGATATTGAAGGAGTACGAAGCGAAAAGATTGAAGAGTTTCCACGGAAATTTACCGTTGAGTATATCTCGGCACATCCTACTGGCAAACATTAAAGGAATATCTCCAATGACTGAT gaaaaCAGTGGAACTGTCACGAGTTTTGATCCATTACCACCTTCGGATTCTATTAATTTATACACTAGACCAAAACGACCAACGCTGGCACAGCATGCGGGGGGTAATACCTTGAGCATATTCTTCAGATCAATTTTGCCAAATTTCAATCCAAACTTACCCGATCC TGTGCGTGACGATGACGGAGCTCGAGCATTGCCCGCAGGTGAGAACAACATGGAACTAGGCGATTTGAGAAGTAGTGTAGCTTCATTAGTGGATGCCATGAGGGATTTGCTGAGCAATATTCGGCCGGAAGTGCCAAATGACGCCGACGCGGAAGAAAATGACGATTCCGCAGATGATGACGACTTGACATGA